One Argentina anserina chromosome 6, drPotAnse1.1, whole genome shotgun sequence genomic window, TATTTAATTAGTGATTGTACACGCACTAATTAATCATTTGTTTAAATAATCctcttaatttatatttaggtTTGCTTTTACTTTGTTTCTTTCTGCTAACCCAACGCATTGGAAGTAGCTGCTACATTGAGCTTCACATGCATGCACATGGACACCCTATGCTTGTGTAAGAACTTTAAGCTTTTACCTTATTTGATTAAtcgaagaaggaaaaaaaaacttaatgaCAATTTTAACCTTGAACGTATCCAAATCGTATCCGGACCGTATCCGATGAGTTGACTGTGCACTACATAGTTAAGATACGTTTTTTCATCCATGGATACGTGTATATGGCGTATCCAGACCGTACCCGTATCCGGTACGGGTACGATACGGACATACCTATATTTTGCCGTATCCATGCTTTATAGATAATAGATTGCATTAATGATCCGCCATATGATCATTTTCTCTCTTGTTTCAAAGTACTGAGTTTCCGGTTCATATGAAATTTGTATGTTGGGAAGAAGAGTTATGTAAGGTTGATTCTTCTCGTATATGGTATTAAAGAAGTAGAAGAATGCAGATGTACTGTAATCAAGTAAATCACAGCTTTTATTTCAGAATCAAAAAGCAAAGAAGAAGTAAATTGCAGCCTTGGTTATTCTTCATATATTGCAGACAAGCCATAAACAGATAGAAACGCATTTGTCTATTTACACTGATGATTCATTTTTCTCACTCTGATATATACATGGTTGAACTGATATACAAAGTATTAAATCCGTTTGTGTATCTTGCAGATATGTGTCAGGTTATAAAAATCGATTCCAGAATTTCATTAGGTACCTGCGTGAAATGGGCGATGAGGTAAATCATTTATATCACTACAGTTTTATGTTTTATCACTACAAATATCCTAAACCTAATTATGGAAGTTTAACCTGTACTTGCATTGCTGCTTCGTTTTGCTCATAATACTTGCATTGCTTCGTActtgcatcatcatcatcatcatcataataATAACGATAAAAGTCTTTAGGTAAAATTGACACTTCCTTACTGATACATGATATAGGTGATGGTTGTGACAACACATGAAGGAGTGCCAAAGGAATTTTATGGAGCTAAATGTATTGGATCACGAAGGTAGCTATCTTTGTTCCTATGGTTTTAATGCCTAAACTAAAAGTCCTGCTaatgtattttgttttgttttttgctaTTCCCATCTctctttgtttatttatttgctTTTCCATTTTTTATACCATTTTCTCTCAGCTTCCCCCTCCCTTGGTATCAGAATGTGCCCCTTTCCCTAGCACTCAGTCCTAGAATAATTTCAGAAGTTGCCAATTTCAAGCCTGACATCATACATGCATCCTCACCTGGAATCATGGTATgcatttattttcttgttctttccATGGTAGAGTGTAGATTAAgtgtgcttttttttttttcattttttttcttcttattttgttCAGtattctttcttattacagAGACATAAGAAATCAAAAGGTAGATGACAATTATCTAAACTTTCTTGTAGGTATTTGGTGCTCTCATCATTGCCAAATTATTGTCTGTCCCCATTGTGATGTCTTACCATACTCATGTGCCAGTGTGAGTGATGTATTCCAAGTTTTGAGTGTATACTGTGTCAAATATGGTGTTGGATTCTGATactaaccaacaaaaaaaactccCTTCCTGAGCGCTGAACATTGTATTATTTTGGTGTGCAGATATATACCAAGATACACCTTCAGTTGGTTGGTAAAACCCATGTGGATGGTCATAAGTATGTAACACTACCCATATAGGCTTTTACATCTAAATAATACCAGAGCTTAAAACTAACTTGTAGTTTGTTCTTCTCAGAATTCCTGCACACAGCGGCTGATCTTACACTAGTGCCATCAGCGGCAATCGCTAAAGATCTTCAAGTTGCTAGGGTCGCAGCAGGTGAATATGAATTCTGACATTTACCATAGTATCAATTCTCTGTTTCCCCTCTCATTAAATAATCTCAACTTACTGTCTTGAATTCAAGATTCCATCAGCTGAATTTATCGACTACATAAGAAAGATACAACTTCCTTTAGCACTATTCTTAAACTAATTCTGTCCTTTTATTTCTCTATTTTCAGCTAATACTATTCGTCTTTGGAATAAGGGTGTTGATTCAGAAAGCTTCCATCCTCGCTTCCGTTCTGATGAAATGCGTTCAAGACTAAGGTAGCACCACTTTTTTGAATTCCTATCTTTGTTTCCGTATTGATAGAAATTACCTTATAACCTGTTTGTTGTTGTTAACAGCAATGGTGAACCCGAGAAACCTTTAATAGTCCATGTTGGAAGACTTGGAGTCGAGAAGAGCTTGGATTTTTTAAAAAGGTAATGTATACTACTCGTACAAATATCCAATGTGAGTAGCTTctttcattaaaaaaactaGAATTTTAATTTTCACCGCACAGATGATTATCAAACCCCCTCAGAAGCTTTTCCATTTTGCTACAATTATGCTTAATTTTGCTCCTCCAAATCAGCGGTAGACGTGCATATCAGCGGTTTTATAGGTTATATATTATACTAGACTGACTggaaaattcattaaaaattaatTCAGATTAATCAACCAATTAGACTGTTGACTTATTTGTTTTGCCATatgttgcaatttgaatattatCAATTATTGTAGTGTTCTCAGTAACAACTATCATGATTTATTGCTGATAAACCATTTTTCCTTTAACAGTGTCATGGATAGGCTTCCAGAAGCTCGAATTGCTTTTATTGGAGATGGACCATACAGGTAGTTTTCTGACTTTTACTGGCAGATATCAAACTTCTGAAATTCTTTACAAGTCGGTACAAATAGATGCAAAATCACAAAGCGTGTTATTGGAATTTGAACCTTCTGGACATGACATGGAAACTACCTGTACTCATATGTTAATTGTCTGGTCTGTAATTTGGCAGAGCGGAGCTAGAAGAATTATTCTCTGGCATGCCTGCAGTATTTACAGGAATGTTAGGAGGTGAGGAGCTCTCCCAGGCATATGCTAGTGGTGATGTTTTTGTGATGCCCTCAGAATCTGAGACTCTTGGACTTGTGGTATTGGAGGCTATGGCTTCAGGCATTCCTGTTGTAGGAGCTCGTGCAGGTGGAATCCCAGATATTATTCCAGAAGACCAGGAGGGGAAAACAGGATTTCTCTATAATTACAATGATCTTGATGACTGCTTAAGCAAATTGCAGCCTCTGTTGGAGAACAAGGAATTAAGGGAAAAAATTGGCATAGCAGCACGCAAAGAGACAGAGAAGTTTGACTGGAAAGCAGCCACTCGAGTGATACGAAACGAACAATACAATGCTGCCATATGGTTCTGGAAGAGGAGAAGAGCACAATTCTTAAGACCTCTACAATGGCTGATGAAACGTATCTTCCCACAAACGCCACCGGAAATTAAGTACAGATGATTCAGATGCTACTGTGTGCAGTATTGGTTGCCTGTAGACTTGCTTCGAAGATGGTCTTGTGGATTGTACTTCAGATAATTGCAATAGATTCATTTGATTTTGTACATATAGCAGAGTTGGACCCTGTATTTTTAGCCATTTGTGCTGTTTCTTCTGGATCAATCAACCCTGCACACTTGTATATGTATAAACATCCCAGAACTGCACACTGTGATTGTCACCTCAAGTGTTTACTGTCTAGAGTCTACATGGCTAACATGAGATAATCTAACATTAGAGTCACTCTGAACCTTGTGACAGAAGCCGCTTGTGTGTTTTGACTAGCATACAGCTTCAACCGCGCCAGTGCCGGTACACAGTAaaaaataggaaaaaaaaatatattccgCTGCCGGGAGTCGAACCCGGATAGACAGTAGATTGAACCAGTTTGCATTGTGCTACAGCGGATTTGTTGATAGAAAAAGAATGTAAACTTATATTAAATGTTTATTATGTTTTAGAGATTTCCTTTATTGATTTGTAATTGTAATCCCAATAGAATTCAGAGtggaatattttttttataggatTAGGATGGAAAGTAATAAAAATGAACTTTTTTCGTTGGaagtttttattattattttatttttgatgaACGCAGTTTCTAtacttatataaataaatcTGCATTTACATCATATGTTGTCAACAAATCCGCTGTAGCACAACTCAAACTGGTTATTTCTACTATTCCGGGTTCGACTCCCGGCAGCGGAATGGAATactattttcttaatttttagaGATAATAGTTTGAGACTTTGAGTTTCTGGCGCGTGGGTTCCAACGGTATGCTTCTTCCTTCAAGCAAGTCATCCTTTTTCTATATCATCTACCAACCAAATTGCCACCACTTGTGATtcctaaagaaaaagaatagaaCCAATCTGTAGGTATACAAAGATAAAGCCAGGAAAAGTTTCTTCATGGTCCaggatttggattttggaaCAAATATTGCAGTACGTAGATAATCCCAAGAACCTAGTGAGCTTCATCAGAGGTCCAACTCCTTGAACCGGAATATTTTAGTAGTATATGCTTCATATATCCAGTTTAGGTCTCTCGAGACTAACATATCGATCGTCATCAGTTTCGATCAACAGCTCCAGTGCGTAGGAATAACTGCCACACCAATTTGTGTAAATATGTGATCGATGTTTGTGTTCACGTATATGTTTCATGCATCAGAAAAAGGACTCGATCAAAGGAGAGCACCAAATGCCATGGACCACGCTATTAAAAGTTCAAAACTCAGTGCACTCCCTCATACCTAATAATTAATCAAGTACTTCATATATGACAAAGGGTTCAGATGACTGATGAGGTCCTTCGATCACTAGGTCGACATTGCATTTGCTTTTGACAAGATATTTGCAGCGTGTTTCTGGCATTGCATCGACTGTAGTTAGCATTAGTTTACCTTATCAGGATTAGGATTCTATTAAAATTTCTGGAAAACCACCTGAGCATGCAGTTTCAAATTTCAAGGTCggattatgaatttagttACTCGATCAATCAGCAACAATGTTCATCACTAATTAAAGTCACAAATTTACTTAAAAATGAAGTTAAGCTTTAGCCTTTGAACCATTCATGCCTCAGTGTAAGAAATAATTGAACACGGTAAAACTGAACTTGTCAAAGGTACAAGATGATCTGACCAGAACATGAATGGTGAGGAGCATCTCTGAAACAGAGTCGTTGCATCTCCTCTTCTCAAAACGATTTAGAACAGTGGTATGTGCAATGCATTGCTGACACGATATAGGCGTACGCGGTACACTCATATGAGAAAAGTTTTGGCATTTGGGATTGAATGGTTGAGGTTGAGATCATCTTGATTCGCTGGGGATATGCGGGGGCCATTTTGAGATATGATCGATCATGATGTTTCTGCAGCACGTACTGGGTCTTGTTCTCAGCAGTATTTCTTATCGATCAAATGATACCAATGCCAATGGCATGACCTTTTCAGTTTTACAATCTTGTGAAAATAGATATTTTCAATGGAAATACTTGTTAGATTAACCCCTTGATGGAAAGTAATCAATTGATCATTGACTCGATCAATGCAGTGGCCGGTAAGAGTTGACCTTCTTACTGCATGATGAAGTACTCAATCACCCACTTTAGGGACTTTTACCAAAATTATTCCCCTCAATACGCCCACGACGAAATGATATTCAAACATAGGCTTAAGATCTCGAGCTTAACATGCAACATTGCATTGTTCTAAGTGTTTTCAACACTTAAATTTGGTTGTCACTTGATCTCAAAGCTTGACAACCTTCGAACCGATGCTGGTGGACGACAATTAAACGAATTTTACAGCCCACGCACCACGGTACGTGCCTACTAAGAAACAGGTATATACATGCAATTCCTAATTAGTTTTCTCATACCAAAAGAATTTATTAAGATGTTATTCCTTGGTTTCGTTAATGAAGTAATATCTCAGTAGTTTGCTAATATTATAGCGCTCGGTGATTTCCTAATGAAGTAATCATTATGAGGAAAATTATACTATACATTAATTTATGACTTACATTACATATCTAATGGTTTATATTGTTTTATGAGTGATGTTGGAAAAATAATATTCATTATTGGATGTATAAAATATCAATGTAGTGTATTAACCTTCATTATGAGGTGCCTTTTGACGGCGACTCATATTTTATAGATTCTAATATCTATAAGTATAATATACTGCTAGCAATGTCGACGTTGAGTTAATTTAAGAACATCGATCTACATATCATGCATGTGATGTCTTGATGATAACTTTCAATAATTTGATGTAAATACATCATTCCAAATCTAATTATGAACATTTAAGCATACACATAAGgatgattattacatttcGGAAAATAATACATAGATTTTAGCAGAAAATAGACATTAAAATATCATTAAGTATACTAATACAAATGAGGATGATTCCAGAGGATGTGAGACAGCGAGGCCCAACGATCAGAGATCAGTACTGCATTTCGTTCCTACTTCCAACTACAGTGGCTGTTGAACCACATTTTTATAGCGCAAAGTTACAagcaaataattaaacacAGAAATTAGGAGTCTATTAAGTGCATTATTCGCAAATTTCGTCACGTTCAACTACTAGATTAACACCAGGGATTAATTATACATAAATCTAATTATATAGTACACATCTGCCCACTACTCGGCTAAACATCGCTGTTTTCCCGTCTCATCACAACCATCCATATGCCATCAACGAGCTTTTGACCCCATCTCAAACTTTCGACTCAACGGTAATCACCGTCCACAACCGAACCGCTCACACCGTCGTCACGTACTGCATGAACTCCTCATCCAACTCCAGCCCCGCCATCGTCTCCGGCGCCAAAACCACCTCCAGGTCAACGCTTCCGTTACCCTCTCTTCCAGGGAACGCCGATATCTTACCGTCGAACTTATTAGCCCTACCGCTCCGTACGGCCTGGGGAAGCCCCCACCCGAAGTCATTGTTGTACATCGGAAACCTCGGCGAGCTTCCCATTGTCATTGACGCGCCGTCAAAGTTACCCAACGGGAACAGCCTCGGTGCGCTCTCCCAATCTTCTACGCCGCGGCGCACTGTGTCGCTGTCGTGCGCCACCACGTTCTTATGCAGCAGATTAGCTCCCCAACGGAGATCATGAGAGAGAAGATCGCCGGCGGTGGCGATCGTAGGGATACTCTGGATGGCGTTCCCGAAGTAGTGCGAGTCCATCTTCGGCTCCAGCCTGTGGCGGCAGTTCACTGCCATCCGGAACGTTGTAGGTTTGGACAGTTCTAAGTTCCTGACACGTGTCACCGAGCGCCATAGCTGCGCGCTCAGTGACTGGAAGGAGGAGATTTCGGTTCGTGTTTTGGCGGCAAAATTCCAGTTGTCGTTGAGCGACTTCCCGTAAAGCCCAGCGGATTGAGAGAAGCCATTGTTGGCTCTGGATTTCAGTTTCAGAATTGATTCTCGAGTGAAGTGGAAGATTTTTTCTCTTAGCGGCTCGTTGCCGGAAAAGGTGACCGTAGGGCCGCCTACAGGGACTCGAAGCACAGCCGAGGAATTGAATATAGTGTCGCGGGAGAAGTCCGGCGACTTCGTAATCTTCATGGCGCCTTTGTTAATCTCGGCTAAAGTGTTGAAGAAATGCCAGAAGGAGGTCCCATCGGTGACGGAGTGGTTGACACTGCAGCCAATGAAGACTCCGTCTGCGAGCTCCGTCACCTGTACGGCAGCCAAGGGCTTGTCGTGGCCGGAGTAGCTAATTGTCTGGTCAAAGGTGAAGAACTCTTTGAAGCAATGAGGGACATCGCAATTGAGAGGCAAAACGCCGTTGACGGTTAGGTGTTTGGCCTTGGCCTGGATGAAATAGACGCCGGCGTCGTTACAGACTATGTGGACGTACCCGTCGGAGTCAGTCTCAAAAC contains:
- the LOC126797977 gene encoding sulfoquinovosyl transferase SQD2; the protein is MPSFPSLSINPSLSTATPTCSHFPHYPPPIFLKFPSNHYSWTKPISLSAHKARLSYSVYSESRKLVVRASKMTITEVGQEEEEEGPPPYVESETNSRPRRIALFVEPSPFAYVSGYKNRFQNFIRYLREMGDEVMVVTTHEGVPKEFYGAKCIGSRSFPLPWYQNVPLSLALSPRIISEVANFKPDIIHASSPGIMVFGALIIAKLLSVPIVMSYHTHVPVYIPRYTFSWLVKPMWMVIKFLHTAADLTLVPSAAIAKDLQVARVAAANTIRLWNKGVDSESFHPRFRSDEMRSRLSNGEPEKPLIVHVGRLGVEKSLDFLKSVMDRLPEARIAFIGDGPYRAELEELFSGMPAVFTGMLGGEELSQAYASGDVFVMPSESETLGLVVLEAMASGIPVVGARAGGIPDIIPEDQEGKTGFLYNYNDLDDCLSKLQPLLENKELREKIGIAARKETEKFDWKAATRVIRNEQYNAAIWFWKRRRAQFLRPLQWLMKRIFPQTPPEIKYR
- the LOC126798028 gene encoding BAHD acyltransferase DCR, which produces MPSSSSVTVTSKCTVYPNQKSTIKSLKLSVSDLPMLSCHYIQKGVLFNSPPYSTNDLVNSLKQSLSVALTHFPALAGRFETDSDGYVHIVCNDAGVYFIQAKAKHLTVNGVLPLNCDVPHCFKEFFTFDQTISYSGHDKPLAAVQVTELADGVFIGCSVNHSVTDGTSFWHFFNTLAEINKGAMKITKSPDFSRDTIFNSSAVLRVPVGGPTVTFSGNEPLREKIFHFTRESILKLKSRANNGFSQSAGLYGKSLNDNWNFAAKTRTEISSFQSLSAQLWRSVTRVRNLELSKPTTFRMAVNCRHRLEPKMDSHYFGNAIQSIPTIATAGDLLSHDLRWGANLLHKNVVAHDSDTVRRGVEDWESAPRLFPLGNFDGASMTMGSSPRFPMYNNDFGWGLPQAVRSGRANKFDGKISAFPGREGNGSVDLEVVLAPETMAGLELDEEFMQYVTTV